A region of Pontiella agarivorans DNA encodes the following proteins:
- a CDS encoding zinc ribbon domain-containing protein YjdM yields the protein MSNIPNCPECGSEYAYEVQDLFNCPDCGHEWSGTTSAEDVSDEPVVKDAVGNILQDGDSITVAKDLKVKGASQPLKVGTKVKSIRLVEGDHNIDCKIPGFGPMKLKSEFVKKA from the coding sequence ATGAGCAATATACCCAACTGCCCCGAATGCGGATCAGAATATGCCTACGAAGTCCAGGATCTCTTCAACTGTCCCGACTGCGGGCATGAGTGGAGCGGAACGACCTCAGCGGAAGACGTCAGTGACGAACCGGTCGTAAAAGATGCTGTCGGTAACATATTGCAGGACGGCGATTCAATCACGGTGGCGAAAGATCTGAAAGTCAAAGGCGCTTCACAACCGCTCAAAGTCGGCACCAAAGTCAAAAGTATCCGTCTCGTCGAAGGCGATCACAATATTGACTGCAAAATCCCCGGTTTCGGCCCCATGAAACTGAAATCCGAATTTGTTAAAAAGGCCTGA
- the larE gene encoding ATP-dependent sacrificial sulfur transferase LarE produces MNLIDEKEQVLLEELKSYGSIAIAYSGGVDSTYLADVAHEALGHNAMMVIADSPSIPREELQEAVQMATDRGWNLRIIKTEEHLKDDYLENKGDRCFHCKNELFTKMEMILSEFGDIILAHGAIEDDKGDVRPGTQAAANHCVIAPLQNAGLYKKEVRLLSERRGLPTAGKASFACLGSRFPTGTRIELEAMTQVEKAEAILRARGYSQYRIRHHDDLCRIEIDSADFDKMMNERIEIVNAIKKTGYRFVTLDLSGYTMGSSA; encoded by the coding sequence ATGAATTTGATCGATGAAAAAGAGCAGGTATTGCTCGAAGAACTGAAATCCTACGGCTCCATAGCCATCGCTTATTCCGGCGGCGTAGACTCCACCTACCTCGCCGATGTCGCGCACGAGGCTTTAGGCCATAATGCCATGATGGTCATCGCCGATTCGCCGTCTATCCCCCGTGAAGAACTGCAGGAAGCCGTTCAAATGGCCACCGACCGCGGCTGGAACCTCCGCATCATCAAAACCGAAGAACATCTGAAAGACGACTATCTCGAAAACAAAGGCGACCGTTGCTTCCACTGCAAGAACGAACTCTTCACCAAAATGGAAATGATCCTTTCCGAATTCGGTGACATTATCCTGGCACATGGCGCGATTGAAGATGATAAAGGCGACGTCCGTCCCGGCACCCAGGCCGCCGCCAACCACTGCGTCATTGCCCCGCTGCAGAATGCGGGACTTTATAAAAAGGAAGTTCGCCTCCTCAGCGAACGGCGTGGACTTCCAACCGCAGGCAAAGCCTCCTTCGCCTGTCTCGGCTCCCGGTTTCCCACAGGAACCCGCATTGAACTCGAAGCCATGACTCAGGTTGAAAAGGCCGAAGCTATTTTGCGCGCACGCGGTTATTCACAGTATCGTATTCGCCATCACGACGATCTCTGCCGCATCGAAATTGATTCAGCCGATTTTGATAAAATGATGAACGAGCGCATCGAAATCGTGAATGCCATAAAAAAAACCGGTTACCGATTTGTCACCCTCGACCTCAGCGGCTACACCATGGGATCGAGTGCCTGA
- a CDS encoding cobyric acid synthase, translating into MSAIAFFGTGSDVGKSIVVTAIGRILKKRGHSVAPYKAQNMSNNAYVTLEGGEMGRAQAVQAEACEIEPHTDMNPVLLKPNTDTGAQVILQGKSIGSALAADYFKDTSKIRVPAFQSLEKLKNTYELVIIEGAGSCAEVNLRSRDFVNFETAHAADAPVILVADIDRGGVFAQIIGSLAVMPPQDRKRVAGFIINKFRGDASLFDDGIRYLEEQTGLPVLGLIPYFRHIEIDSEDGLPLETVIDPPNGPVPGKINIACIRLPHISNFTDFNPLIRNDAVRFHYLSKPRNLDGYDALILPGTKNVRFDLQWLRDESWETPIRNFKGTVLGICGGFQMLGCSIADPHGVEGSPGTSPGFDLLDIETVLAKEKQLSRSRGKLPNGTPIEGYEIHMGRTTRHTAQPFLRINRRNGKNETDTDGAVSNNGRIMGSYFHGLFDSPDFRNGFLQKLDPDYPAEDTQISATFKQQQYDRLAEHFEKNLDMERLIDIAFSR; encoded by the coding sequence ATGAGCGCCATCGCCTTTTTCGGCACCGGCTCCGACGTAGGCAAAAGCATCGTCGTCACCGCGATCGGGCGCATCCTTAAAAAACGAGGCCATTCTGTTGCGCCCTACAAAGCGCAGAACATGTCGAACAACGCCTACGTCACCCTCGAAGGCGGAGAAATGGGACGCGCCCAGGCGGTACAGGCCGAAGCCTGTGAAATTGAACCACACACCGATATGAATCCCGTCCTGCTGAAACCCAATACCGACACCGGCGCACAGGTCATACTGCAAGGCAAATCCATCGGCAGCGCACTGGCGGCCGACTACTTTAAAGACACGTCAAAAATCCGTGTACCCGCCTTCCAATCCTTGGAAAAACTGAAAAACACATATGAACTGGTGATCATCGAAGGGGCCGGTTCGTGCGCCGAAGTGAATCTTCGATCCCGTGATTTTGTGAACTTTGAAACCGCCCATGCTGCCGACGCACCGGTTATTCTGGTGGCCGACATCGACCGCGGCGGCGTTTTTGCGCAGATCATCGGCTCACTTGCCGTAATGCCGCCCCAAGACCGCAAACGGGTCGCCGGTTTCATCATCAATAAATTCCGCGGCGATGCCTCGTTATTCGACGACGGCATCCGCTATCTGGAAGAACAGACCGGGCTCCCCGTACTCGGTCTGATTCCCTATTTCCGGCATATTGAAATCGACTCCGAGGACGGCCTCCCGCTTGAAACCGTTATTGACCCGCCAAACGGCCCCGTTCCCGGAAAAATAAATATAGCCTGCATCCGATTACCCCACATCTCCAACTTCACCGATTTCAACCCGCTCATTCGCAACGACGCCGTTCGTTTTCACTACCTTTCCAAACCCCGGAACTTGGACGGCTATGACGCATTGATTCTCCCCGGAACGAAAAATGTTCGTTTCGACCTGCAGTGGCTTCGAGACGAAAGCTGGGAAACACCTATCCGCAATTTTAAAGGAACCGTACTGGGCATTTGCGGCGGGTTTCAGATGCTCGGTTGCAGCATCGCCGACCCTCATGGAGTCGAAGGATCTCCCGGCACGTCCCCCGGCTTCGACCTGCTCGATATTGAAACTGTACTGGCAAAAGAAAAACAGCTCTCCCGTTCCCGAGGAAAACTCCCCAACGGCACTCCGATTGAAGGATATGAAATCCACATGGGCCGCACCACCCGGCACACGGCCCAACCGTTCCTCCGGATCAACCGCCGAAATGGGAAAAACGAAACGGATACGGACGGCGCAGTTTCCAACAATGGAAGAATCATGGGCTCTTATTTCCACGGCCTGTTTGATTCTCCCGACTTCCGTAACGGGTTCCTGCAAAAACTCGACCCGGACTATCCCGCCGAAGACACGCAGATTTCCGCGACATTCAAGCAACAGCAATACGACCGGCTGGCAGAACATTTTGAAAAAAATCTCGATATGGAACGGCTGATTGATATCGCCTTTTCACGCTGA
- a CDS encoding FecCD family ABC transporter permease: protein MRPIIKLLLLAGITLAVLILAPLFGMEFIPLNASGQEHEILTGIRIPRVFCAFSAGAMLALSGMAFQALFRNPLATPFTLGVSSGAALGAAIFIRLGLAFSLLGISAVSWAAFFGALLSILLVYGLTRLKGGFSTPTLLLSGIAISFFFSSLILFIQYLSGLSHSFRIVHWMMGSLSTAGHTQLFNLLPFLLSGGAILALITREMNLFMVGEDMAISRGVHTGRVKKLIFLAASLMVGGVVAVCGPIGFIGMMSPHICRLIFGADHRILTPATFLFGGLFLVLCDTATRILSGLTSGAELPVGVLTALLGGPFFIILLLNRKGGLDL, encoded by the coding sequence ATGAGACCGATAATCAAACTTCTGTTGCTGGCAGGCATCACATTAGCAGTCCTTATATTAGCGCCGCTGTTTGGCATGGAATTCATTCCACTCAATGCCAGCGGGCAGGAACACGAAATCCTGACCGGCATCCGCATTCCGCGAGTATTCTGCGCATTCAGTGCCGGAGCCATGCTCGCCCTCAGCGGCATGGCCTTTCAAGCCCTTTTCCGCAACCCGCTGGCCACCCCGTTCACCCTTGGCGTCTCCAGCGGGGCCGCACTGGGTGCCGCCATTTTCATCCGGCTGGGTCTCGCCTTTTCCCTGCTTGGCATATCCGCTGTATCCTGGGCGGCCTTCTTTGGTGCCCTGCTATCCATTCTGCTCGTTTACGGGCTGACCCGCCTCAAAGGAGGATTCTCCACACCAACGCTGTTACTTTCCGGCATCGCCATCAGTTTTTTCTTTTCCAGTCTGATCCTTTTCATCCAATACCTCAGCGGGCTCAGCCACTCCTTCCGCATTGTCCATTGGATGATGGGCAGCCTTTCAACCGCCGGCCACACCCAGCTCTTCAACCTGCTGCCCTTCCTTCTAAGCGGCGGCGCAATTCTGGCACTGATCACCCGGGAAATGAATTTATTCATGGTCGGCGAAGATATGGCCATCAGCCGCGGCGTACATACCGGCCGGGTCAAAAAACTGATTTTTCTGGCTGCATCACTCATGGTCGGCGGCGTAGTCGCCGTCTGCGGCCCGATTGGATTTATCGGGATGATGTCACCGCACATCTGCCGTTTAATCTTCGGTGCCGATCATCGCATCCTCACACCGGCCACGTTCCTGTTCGGCGGTCTGTTTCTAGTCCTGTGCGACACCGCCACCCGCATACTGTCCGGTCTGACCTCCGGTGCAGAGCTGCCCGTTGGCGTGCTTACCGCCCTGCTCGGCGGGCCCTTCTTCATCATCCTCCTGCTCAACCGCAAAGGCGGACTGGATCTATGA
- a CDS encoding ABC transporter ATP-binding protein has protein sequence MNNIIQVRNLSVRLSGTPILEDISFEAAAGEYVSIIGPNGAGKTTLIKCLSGIYSNWTGSISIEGNDSKNLSHRDIARLQSYVPQAEGRMNPLTVEELVATGRYPHLSAFTTMTKGDFSAIDDALERTGIQPFRKRRLNSLSGGERQMAFIAAALAQDTKILLLDEPSTFLDYKHQAEVSSILKSACRDHGRTIIAVHHDINMAAACSNKVIALKAGSIIFSGTAQEATDTTTLKKIYDTNFISAFTSAHPLPLIITGGDT, from the coding sequence ATGAATAACATTATCCAGGTCAGAAACCTCTCGGTAAGGCTTTCAGGAACCCCCATTTTAGAAGATATCTCCTTCGAGGCCGCCGCTGGCGAATATGTATCGATTATCGGCCCCAACGGCGCAGGAAAAACCACCCTGATTAAATGCCTGTCCGGAATTTACAGCAACTGGACTGGCTCCATCTCCATCGAAGGAAACGATTCAAAAAATCTCAGTCACCGCGATATTGCCCGGTTGCAGAGTTATGTTCCTCAAGCTGAAGGGCGCATGAATCCACTCACCGTCGAAGAGCTCGTAGCTACCGGCCGCTACCCGCACCTTTCCGCATTCACCACCATGACGAAGGGCGATTTTTCCGCTATCGACGATGCACTGGAACGCACCGGCATTCAGCCTTTCCGCAAACGCCGTCTGAATTCACTCAGCGGGGGAGAACGGCAGATGGCGTTCATTGCTGCCGCACTGGCACAGGACACAAAAATCCTTCTGCTCGATGAACCGTCGACCTTCCTTGACTACAAACACCAGGCCGAGGTTTCCAGCATTCTGAAGTCCGCCTGCCGGGACCATGGCCGGACCATCATCGCCGTGCACCACGATATCAACATGGCCGCAGCCTGCAGCAACAAAGTGATCGCGCTCAAAGCAGGCTCCATTATCTTTTCGGGAACCGCACAGGAAGCAACCGATACAACAACGCTGAAAAAAATCTACGATACGAATTTCATCAGCGCTTTCACCTCCGCACACCCCCTGCCTCTGATAATCACCGGAGGCGACACATGA
- a CDS encoding ABC transporter substrate-binding protein yields the protein MMKRIHFLICILGLIAGCSRQPPAGLNGVPERIISLAPDITETVYLLGLGDRLVGATSYCLWPEEAATIPRVGGFGQFNFEAIVTLKPDLVLLHHNYASEKGRLNDLGIPYLETYTEHIDDIINSVRAVGVACGVPKRAETLTTQMTDQISRIRKVDYTPRVLITFGGDATQIDQIYAFGSDCLHNELLELAGGTNVVENNLAFSTLSREAVIRLNPEIIIQMAPGTQPPENPVKTWSDYDGISAVKHNRIYVLTGDYTCIPGPRFTRILADFEKILGTYE from the coding sequence ATGATGAAACGAATCCATTTTCTGATCTGTATCCTCGGCCTTATTGCTGGATGCAGCCGGCAGCCCCCGGCCGGGCTGAACGGCGTGCCCGAACGCATCATCTCGCTTGCACCGGATATCACCGAGACCGTCTATCTACTGGGACTTGGCGACCGGCTGGTCGGCGCAACCTCATACTGCCTTTGGCCGGAGGAGGCCGCAACAATCCCGCGTGTCGGCGGATTTGGGCAGTTTAATTTCGAGGCAATTGTCACGCTTAAGCCGGACCTGGTTTTACTGCATCATAACTATGCGTCCGAAAAAGGCCGCCTCAACGATCTCGGCATACCCTACCTCGAAACCTACACAGAACATATTGATGATATCATCAACTCGGTCCGTGCCGTCGGAGTAGCCTGCGGAGTACCCAAACGGGCAGAAACCCTGACCACTCAGATGACGGACCAAATCTCCCGGATCCGCAAAGTTGATTATACCCCGAGGGTCCTCATCACTTTCGGCGGTGACGCCACGCAAATAGACCAGATTTATGCCTTCGGCTCAGACTGCCTGCACAACGAACTGCTGGAACTCGCCGGCGGAACCAATGTCGTTGAAAACAACTTGGCCTTTTCCACGCTATCCAGAGAAGCCGTCATCCGGCTAAACCCGGAAATCATCATCCAAATGGCCCCAGGAACCCAGCCCCCGGAAAATCCCGTAAAAACCTGGAGCGACTACGACGGCATTTCCGCCGTAAAACACAACCGAATTTATGTCCTGACCGGAGATTATACCTGTATCCCCGGCCCCCGCTTTACCCGGATTCTCGCCGACTTCGAAAAAATATTGGGTACTTATGAATAA
- a CDS encoding LacI family DNA-binding transcriptional regulator yields the protein MAVSQKQIAERVGVSIALVSRVLSGKAREVGIAETTIKKVIRAAEEMGYVPSAAALTLKGKASRTIGVVVYDFRDPFFGPMIEKLQDCAHEQDYSLVIAGFKGRHPAASDLAPLHKHAIDGLIVLGSSDESEWLNGFSEMSVVRIGHRSADDPGTCISVDEEDAAKQLMGHLISRGWKRGIFIGANLYGHSLRYQALEKTAQELGFELGRHIWAVDGFEAGEQSVKSLGDEMTALICANDPVAMGALRALHDSGRKMPVTGFDDIPAAAQYIPPITTYHQPINEMVRQAFDAVVQKSEPVRKFIKGQLVIRSSS from the coding sequence ATGGCGGTTAGTCAGAAACAGATTGCGGAGCGGGTTGGGGTTTCCATTGCATTGGTGTCGCGGGTGCTTTCGGGCAAGGCGCGCGAGGTTGGGATTGCAGAAACAACCATTAAAAAGGTGATACGGGCGGCGGAGGAAATGGGCTATGTGCCGAGTGCGGCGGCACTGACTCTGAAGGGGAAGGCTTCGCGTACGATTGGTGTGGTGGTTTATGATTTTCGGGATCCTTTTTTTGGGCCGATGATTGAAAAACTGCAGGATTGTGCTCACGAGCAGGATTATTCTTTGGTGATTGCGGGGTTTAAAGGCCGGCATCCGGCGGCATCGGACCTTGCACCACTGCATAAGCATGCGATTGACGGCTTGATTGTTCTGGGTTCGTCGGATGAGTCGGAATGGCTGAACGGTTTTAGTGAAATGTCGGTGGTTCGGATCGGACACCGTTCGGCGGATGATCCGGGCACTTGTATTTCGGTGGATGAAGAAGACGCGGCGAAGCAACTGATGGGGCATCTCATTTCCAGGGGCTGGAAGCGCGGAATTTTTATCGGGGCCAACCTCTATGGCCATTCGTTACGGTATCAGGCGCTGGAAAAAACCGCGCAGGAGCTGGGCTTTGAGCTGGGCCGTCATATTTGGGCGGTGGATGGATTTGAGGCGGGCGAGCAGTCGGTGAAGTCGTTGGGAGATGAGATGACGGCATTGATTTGTGCTAATGATCCGGTGGCGATGGGCGCGTTACGGGCGCTGCACGATTCGGGCAGGAAGATGCCGGTGACCGGATTTGACGATATTCCGGCGGCGGCGCAGTATATTCCTCCGATTACGACGTATCATCAGCCCATCAATGAGATGGTTCGGCAGGCATTTGATGCGGTGGTGCAGAAAAGCGAGCCGGTGCGGAAATTTATTAAAGGTCAGTTGGTTATACGGAGTTCATCATGA
- a CDS encoding glycerate kinase: MKIVIAPDSFKGNMRSATVCEIIREAVWAEMPEAEVVMLPMADGGEGTVDAVVEAAGGCVQSLEVTGPLGGTVSAEYGILPDGTAVMEMASASGIELVGAERLNPMEATTYGTGELLRHLIAAGRTSIVMGIGGSATVDGGTGMAQALGVRFRTPEGMEIRERGGKILPMIGSVDMREVIPELEHTRIRVACDVTNPLTGANGAAAVFGPQKGATPEMVMPLDAGLSNLRKVVGTPEAPGDGAAGGLGYGLRAFCGAEIVSGAHLIAETVGLPRALEGADLLITGEGRTDGQSLSGKLCPVLAGQARERGVKSLLVSGALFGVLDPFLDVFDYAFSISAGHSSMADCIKYAPADLRFLIRNVMRILSNS; the protein is encoded by the coding sequence ATGAAAATTGTAATCGCACCGGATTCGTTTAAGGGGAATATGCGCAGTGCCACAGTCTGTGAAATTATCCGGGAAGCTGTTTGGGCCGAAATGCCGGAGGCTGAAGTGGTGATGTTGCCGATGGCCGATGGAGGCGAGGGTACGGTTGATGCCGTGGTTGAAGCTGCCGGCGGATGTGTTCAATCGTTGGAGGTGACGGGGCCGCTGGGGGGAACCGTTTCGGCAGAATATGGAATTTTACCGGATGGAACAGCAGTTATGGAAATGGCGTCGGCTTCGGGGATCGAGCTGGTGGGGGCTGAGCGGCTGAACCCGATGGAGGCGACGACCTATGGTACTGGCGAATTGTTGCGGCATCTGATTGCTGCGGGTCGGACTTCGATTGTGATGGGAATTGGCGGCAGTGCAACGGTGGATGGCGGTACCGGCATGGCTCAGGCTTTGGGGGTTCGGTTTCGGACGCCGGAGGGGATGGAGATTCGGGAACGTGGCGGAAAGATTCTTCCAATGATTGGAAGTGTGGATATGCGTGAAGTGATCCCGGAGTTGGAACATACAAGAATTCGAGTGGCGTGTGATGTAACAAATCCGTTGACCGGAGCGAATGGTGCGGCGGCGGTTTTCGGGCCTCAGAAAGGGGCGACACCGGAGATGGTGATGCCGCTTGATGCAGGACTTTCCAATCTGCGTAAGGTTGTGGGTACTCCGGAGGCGCCGGGAGATGGTGCTGCGGGCGGGCTGGGCTACGGGCTGCGGGCATTCTGCGGTGCGGAGATTGTGTCGGGGGCGCATTTGATTGCGGAAACAGTGGGTTTGCCGCGGGCTTTGGAAGGGGCGGATCTGCTGATTACGGGCGAGGGACGGACGGATGGGCAGTCGTTATCTGGAAAGTTGTGCCCGGTTCTTGCGGGGCAGGCGCGTGAGCGGGGGGTGAAAAGTCTGCTGGTTTCGGGGGCACTTTTCGGGGTGTTGGATCCGTTTTTAGATGTATTTGATTATGCGTTCAGTATTTCGGCGGGGCATTCATCGATGGCGGACTGTATCAAGTATGCTCCGGCTGATTTGCGGTTTCTGATTCGGAATGTGATGCGGATTTTATCCAATTCTTAG
- a CDS encoding Gfo/Idh/MocA family protein, with protein sequence MKTTISRKNFLRTSAMGAAAVAAPTVIPSSAMGFSGFTAPSNRLAFGFVGFGLIVQGHFRGILDRKDCQVLAVCDVDRKKRETARDRVNDKYGNKDCECYNEHEKLMARDDIDAVYVTTPDHWHVPISLDAVRSGKDVYVEKPMSLTIREGRILADAVKRYGAVLQVGSQQRSEYSFGKAVELVRNGYIGKVHTVYARLNRFPDGVVLPEEPIPEGFDYDRWLGPTPWYPYNRKRVEGNYSGGWRSYWEYGARKNGDWGAHHYDIIQWALGMDHSGPEFFFPQGYDDSGCQGYKYKNGPIVYRDFPNQKFGSMIEFYGDKGAIGVGRSGDLKSDPGDIKNLPLKPRDTHLGAYEGHRDNFLNAIKTRQSTIANVEVGHRTATICHLSAISERLNRTIKWNPETEEIVGDAEASKWLDRPRRAPYTL encoded by the coding sequence ATGAAGACGACCATATCGCGCAAAAACTTTTTGCGTACTTCTGCCATGGGTGCAGCGGCTGTAGCTGCCCCGACGGTAATTCCGTCGAGTGCCATGGGTTTTTCAGGTTTCACTGCTCCGAGTAACCGGCTGGCGTTCGGCTTTGTTGGTTTCGGCCTCATTGTTCAGGGGCATTTCAGGGGCATTCTGGATCGCAAGGATTGTCAGGTTCTGGCTGTGTGCGATGTTGACCGCAAGAAGCGTGAAACAGCACGGGACCGGGTGAATGATAAATACGGAAACAAAGACTGCGAGTGCTATAACGAGCATGAGAAGCTCATGGCGCGCGATGATATTGATGCGGTTTATGTGACGACTCCGGATCACTGGCATGTTCCGATTTCGCTCGATGCTGTGCGTTCGGGCAAAGATGTGTATGTGGAAAAGCCGATGAGTCTGACTATCAGAGAAGGACGCATTCTGGCCGATGCGGTGAAGCGTTACGGTGCTGTGTTGCAGGTGGGCAGCCAGCAGCGTTCGGAGTATTCGTTCGGAAAAGCGGTCGAGCTGGTTCGTAATGGATATATCGGTAAAGTTCATACGGTCTATGCACGGCTGAACCGTTTTCCGGATGGCGTTGTGCTGCCGGAAGAGCCGATTCCTGAGGGATTTGATTATGATCGCTGGTTGGGTCCGACACCGTGGTATCCCTATAACAGAAAACGCGTAGAGGGAAATTACAGCGGTGGCTGGCGTTCTTATTGGGAGTACGGCGCCCGCAAAAACGGAGATTGGGGGGCGCATCATTATGATATTATTCAGTGGGCGCTCGGAATGGACCATTCTGGACCGGAGTTTTTCTTCCCGCAAGGATACGATGATTCTGGTTGTCAGGGCTATAAATATAAAAACGGCCCGATCGTCTACCGTGATTTTCCGAACCAGAAATTCGGCTCGATGATTGAATTTTATGGAGACAAAGGGGCCATTGGTGTTGGGCGCAGTGGAGACCTGAAGTCGGATCCGGGGGATATTAAAAATCTTCCACTGAAACCGCGGGATACCCATTTGGGGGCGTATGAGGGGCATCGTGATAATTTCCTGAATGCCATTAAAACGCGGCAGAGCACCATTGCCAATGTGGAAGTCGGACACCGGACGGCTACGATTTGCCACCTGAGTGCCATTTCGGAACGTTTGAACCGTACGATTAAATGGAATCCGGAAACGGAAGAGATTGTCGGCGATGCCGAAGCCTCAAAGTGGCTGGATCGTCCGCGTCGTGCACCCTATACCCTCTAA
- a CDS encoding HEAT repeat domain-containing protein, which yields MFKKSLLTLMLMAAVSQAAVKELIPNLTSDDLQVQTQARLDVLAACSKASAPDAPQGSREAICKEMCTILEGDYPVVEVIQPVLNNLERIGGAESVSTLVKLMNHKDPNIRDDARRALAVNPSNEAAQALVAALRSRKARSPETTAGLIYALGERKQAGASKLISGALGSKDEVVFIAAVKVLGMLNEDAGVNALLERRAQEKGFRKTQVDAALLSTLRKTVYTTFLAEGEPDQLRAAATAGLILSGEVSRAVKAMASGDTAQQAGVIEAAKQGLNPIVMDVVAEALPNLPPHNQLKAVVALQASGNRKYAGNVEPLLGSGDWFVQAVAANALASIGTADSVPALVALGSKDARRSLGRLNLKGVDAQLERLAASGDSKNRETAIEALANRGRVDLIPTFFKYAAEEDRGVASTAAKAIAGIGNDATVAPMVDLMIEKEKAPVSRDLLNGIVKIMRTSPDQRGLVDMLVAKMNGASSRSQANILKALAQSGSKAALPPLVEACRSSDEALQKTAIKALGGWKERNGIDTMLALAGDDSISLKDHVILMRGVSRIYASISSWQLSRYKGGIEKAIETCRRQEEKDALQATLDKVK from the coding sequence ATGTTTAAAAAATCACTATTGACATTGATGCTCATGGCCGCGGTTTCGCAGGCGGCGGTCAAGGAGCTTATCCCGAATCTTACATCCGATGATCTTCAGGTTCAGACGCAGGCGCGGCTGGATGTGTTGGCGGCCTGTTCGAAGGCCAGTGCACCGGATGCTCCGCAAGGATCCCGCGAGGCGATCTGCAAAGAGATGTGTACTATTCTCGAAGGCGATTATCCAGTGGTTGAAGTCATTCAGCCGGTGCTGAATAATCTGGAGCGCATCGGCGGTGCGGAATCGGTCTCCACGCTGGTGAAACTGATGAACCACAAGGATCCGAACATTCGTGATGACGCGCGTCGTGCACTTGCTGTAAACCCGTCAAACGAAGCTGCTCAGGCGCTGGTGGCTGCGCTTAGAAGCCGTAAGGCACGTTCCCCGGAGACCACGGCCGGACTGATTTATGCGCTCGGTGAGCGGAAACAGGCCGGAGCATCGAAGCTGATTTCCGGTGCGCTGGGTAGTAAGGATGAGGTTGTTTTTATTGCGGCCGTTAAGGTACTGGGCATGCTGAATGAAGATGCCGGTGTTAACGCGCTGTTGGAACGGCGGGCCCAGGAAAAAGGGTTTCGGAAAACTCAGGTGGATGCGGCTCTTCTCTCTACGTTGCGGAAAACGGTTTATACGACTTTTCTGGCTGAGGGTGAACCGGATCAGCTTCGTGCAGCTGCCACGGCGGGATTGATTCTGTCGGGCGAGGTTTCCAGAGCGGTGAAAGCGATGGCCTCAGGCGATACGGCGCAGCAGGCGGGGGTTATTGAGGCTGCAAAACAGGGTCTGAATCCGATCGTAATGGATGTCGTGGCGGAAGCGTTGCCGAATCTTCCGCCTCATAATCAGCTGAAAGCGGTTGTTGCTCTTCAGGCGAGTGGTAACAGGAAGTATGCCGGAAATGTTGAGCCTTTACTGGGATCGGGAGACTGGTTTGTTCAGGCGGTGGCGGCCAATGCACTGGCATCGATTGGTACAGCTGATTCGGTTCCTGCGCTGGTCGCTCTTGGCAGCAAAGATGCACGCCGTTCTTTGGGTAGGCTGAATCTGAAGGGCGTGGATGCTCAGCTTGAAAGGCTGGCGGCTTCCGGGGATTCTAAAAACCGCGAGACCGCTATTGAGGCGTTGGCGAATCGCGGTCGTGTGGATTTGATTCCAACGTTCTTTAAATATGCCGCCGAGGAGGATCGCGGAGTGGCATCCACAGCAGCGAAAGCCATTGCCGGCATTGGAAATGATGCAACGGTTGCTCCGATGGTTGATCTGATGATTGAAAAAGAAAAGGCTCCGGTTTCGCGCGATTTGCTCAATGGTATTGTGAAGATTATGCGAACCTCTCCGGATCAGCGCGGGTTGGTGGATATGCTGGTTGCCAAAATGAACGGAGCAAGTTCGCGCAGTCAGGCAAATATTCTTAAGGCTCTGGCGCAGAGTGGAAGTAAAGCGGCCCTGCCGCCGCTGGTGGAGGCCTGCCGTTCGTCTGATGAAGCGCTGCAGAAAACCGCAATCAAAGCTCTGGGCGGTTGGAAGGAGCGCAATGGGATTGATACGATGCTTGCCCTTGCGGGCGATGATTCCATCTCCTTGAAGGATCATGTTATTCTAATGCGCGGTGTTTCGCGGATTTATGCATCTATCAGCAGCTGGCAGCTTTCTCGCTATAAAGGCGGGATTGAAAAAGCTATTGAAACCTGCCGCCGTCAGGAGGAGAAAGATGCCCTCCAGGCCACGCTGGATAAAGTTAAGTAA